Within Stella humosa, the genomic segment TCCTTCCTGATCGCCGACGCCCGTGAGGCGTTCGTGCTGGAGACGATCGGGCGGATGTGGGCGGTCGAGCGCTGCCCGCCGATCCGCGCCATCTCCAACGTGCTGTCGATCGGCCGCGGGGCGATCGCGCGGGCCGGCGGCGGCCTGGTCGAGCATGCCCGCGCCCAGGGCTGGTGCACCGATGCGGGCGACCTCGACCTGGCCGAGGCCTACATGGACCGCGAGCGCGATGCGGTGACGCGCGGCCGGCTGCGCTGCGCCCGGGCGGCCGAACTGCTCGGCCGGCGGGCGGGGGCGCTCGGCATCGCCGACATGATGGCGGCCTTGCGCGACCATGGGGCGGAGGCCGACGGGGTCGCCGGCTGGCACCCCGACCGGTCGACCACGCGGGCGATCTGCATGCATGCCGGAGCCGGCGTCCGTCGCGGGCAGAGCGTCGGATCCATGGTGGCCGAACTGCATCCGGGGCGGCCCGGCATCTATTGGGTGACGGGGACGTCGGCGCCGTGCCTGTCGATCTTCAAGCCGGTGCTGCTGGTGGCCGGCTTGCCGACACAGGGCCGGCGGCCGACCGACCGCGACGATACCGACCGCGAAGGCGCGGCCAGCCTGTGGTGGCGGCACGAGCGGTTCCACCGCGCTGCGATGCTGGGCGACCATGCCGGCATCCTGGCCGAGATCGGGCCGGAGCGGGATGCGCTGGAGGCCGGCTTCGCGGCTCGCATCGCCGCCCTTGGGCCAGCACCTGCTGCCGGCGAGGCCGCCGCCGTCGTCGGCCAGTGCTGGGCCGAGGCGGACGCGGCGGAGGAACGGTGGTTCAAGGCCCTGCCGGCGCGGCCGGGGCGTATCCCGCAGGCGGACTATGCCGCGAGCTGGAAAACGCCGGAACCGGCCAGCCTGTAGCAGGCGCCGGCCGGGCGGGCCGGCGGGGACATGCTCAGGGCGGGGCGGCGGCGGGGATCTTGCCGACCTGCGCGGACGGCCGGGTCTTCAGCCGGCCGCCATCGACGGCGAGGTCGGCACGCTCATGGGCCACCAGCGGCTTGTCGGCCAGCTCGCGGCGCAGGGCCGCGAGATCGATCATGGTTTCGGGCATAGGGGATCCTCCTCCGTCGCAACCCTACAGTGATCGGAGGACATGTCTGCGCCAATTCGCGCGGCTCAGAACATCGGTGCGCGAATGCCTTTCTTGTACAGCACCATGCGCATGACCGAGGTGCCGACCAGGGTTGCCGTGATGATCCAGACGTCGACCTCGGGCGGCAGCCAGGTCAGCCCCAGGACCAGGACCAGGCCCCACATAGCCGCGATCTCGGCATAGAAGCTGCCCTTCATCACCGGGTTGCCGGCGTCGGCGCGAAAGACGTCGCGCAGCACCGTGCCGAAGGCGGCGTTCAGCACCGCGAAGGCAGGGCCCCAGACGACGAGCGGCCGGCAGTTGAACTGGATCGCGGTCAGCACGCCGGTGACGGTGAAGCTGGCGAGCCCGATCGAATCGAACAGCACCAGCAGCGTACGGGTCGTCATCGTCTGCTGCGCCCGGACATAGAGGTAGGCGAGGTCGAAGAAGAACAGGAATCGCCCGCGCGCCAGGTCGATGAACGCCATCACCAGCTTGGCGGTGACGACGACGACGATGATCGAGATCATGTAGGTGGGCTGGTCGATGATGCCGACCGGCGCCCGGCCCGCAATCAGGTCCATCACCAGACCGCCGCCGATGGCGGGCAGGGCGGCCAGCACGAAGGCGCCGATCAGCGAATAGCCCTCCGACCGGGCGATGGTGATGCCGGAGAGCGCAAAGGCGATCGTCCCCAGCAGGTCGAGCGCGATGAACCAGTGCGCGCGGACGATATTGTCGATCAAAAAGGCGTGGTCCATCCGCCGCTATCCCCCCAGCGTGAGCGGATCGACAATAGGGCAAAGCCGCGCTGCGGGCGCGGCTTTGCTTGCGGCGGATGGGCCGGGCGGCCGGGTGTTGCTACATGCGGCCGGGCAGCACCGCGATGTCGATGATGCGGCCGATCGAGCCGGCGCCGATCGGGCCGATCGCCTGGGCCGCTCCGGTCGCGACGTCGAAGCGGTAGAGCACGTTGCCCGCGACCGAGAAGCCCTGGTTGCGGGTGCCGTCCGACCAGATGTCGGCGCCATCGGCGGCGATCCCGCCGGTGCCGGCTGGCTGCAGCACGCCGTCGTTGGGCGGGTTCTGCAGCGCATAGGTGCCGCTGGCACCGTCGATCACGAAGAGCTGGGTCTGCGTGGTGCCGCGGACCGAGTTGGTATACGCACCGGCCTGGACCTGCGGCTGCCCGCCGCCGGCGGCGTAGCGGATCGGCTGGTCGACCGCGGCAGCGCCGGTATCGA encodes:
- a CDS encoding trimeric intracellular cation channel family protein; the encoded protein is MDHAFLIDNIVRAHWFIALDLLGTIAFALSGITIARSEGYSLIGAFVLAALPAIGGGLVMDLIAGRAPVGIIDQPTYMISIIVVVVTAKLVMAFIDLARGRFLFFFDLAYLYVRAQQTMTTRTLLVLFDSIGLASFTVTGVLTAIQFNCRPLVVWGPAFAVLNAAFGTVLRDVFRADAGNPVMKGSFYAEIAAMWGLVLVLGLTWLPPEVDVWIITATLVGTSVMRMVLYKKGIRAPMF
- a CDS encoding C69 family dipeptidase, which translates into the protein MCDTMVALPPATAGGAVLFAKNSDRERDEAQFVELLPAATHPEGATLRCTYIDIPQAPRTHAVLLSRPCWIWGAEMGANEHGVVIGNEAVFATIPAARTPALIGMDLLRLGLERAASAAEAVTVITTLLEQFGQGGNCGLRVENLYDNSFLIADAREAFVLETIGRMWAVERCPPIRAISNVLSIGRGAIARAGGGLVEHARAQGWCTDAGDLDLAEAYMDRERDAVTRGRLRCARAAELLGRRAGALGIADMMAALRDHGAEADGVAGWHPDRSTTRAICMHAGAGVRRGQSVGSMVAELHPGRPGIYWVTGTSAPCLSIFKPVLLVAGLPTQGRRPTDRDDTDREGAASLWWRHERFHRAAMLGDHAGILAEIGPERDALEAGFAARIAALGPAPAAGEAAAVVGQCWAEADAAEERWFKALPARPGRIPQADYAASWKTPEPASL